GCGCAGCAGGATGCCCAACAGCACGTAGTTGGCCATGAGCGAGGACCCGCCCTGGGACATAAATGGGGTGGTCAGGCCGGTCATGGGCATGAGGGCCGAGATGCCGGCGATGACCACAAAGACCTGAACAGCCAGCGTCAGGGACAACCCGGCGGCGGCGAGCTTGCCGTAGGAGTCGCGCACCTCCATGGCCACGCGCAGGCCGCGGGTGACAAACAGGGCGAAGAGCAGCACCACGGCGCTCAGGCCGATGAGCCCCAGCTCCTCACCCACGGCGGCGAGGATGAAGTCCGAGTGCACCACGGGAATGATGTAGGGGTAGCCCTTGCCAATCCCGGTGCCGGTGATGCCGCCGAAGGACATGCCAAACAGGGCCTGGGACAATTGCAGGCCGCTGCCGTCATAGTTGCCAATGGGGTCAAGGAAGTTGGCCACGCGGGCCTGAATCTTGGTGGAGATGGTGTAGACGGCGGTGCCGCCCACCGCCACCAGGACGGTGCCAATGAGCAGCCAGGAGGCCCGCCCGGTGGCAAAGTAGAGCATGCCCAGCACGGTGGTAAACAGCAGCAGGGCGGGGCCGAAGTCATTGGACCCGGCCATGATGAGGATGGCAATGCCCCACACGGCCAGGATCGGCGCGAGGTCGCGCAGGCGCGGAAAATCCAGGCCCATGAAGCGGTAGCCGGCCACGGTAAACAGGGCGCGCTTGTTCACCAACAGTTGGGCGAAGAAGAGCAGCAGCAGGATCTTGGAGAACTCGCCGGGCTGCACGCTCAGCGGCCCCAGGCTGACCCAGATTCGGGCTTCCTCATTGG
Above is a genomic segment from Corynebacterium uberis containing:
- a CDS encoding FtsW/RodA/SpoVE family cell cycle protein, with product MALLSRKREMGLLILATLIVAALLANLELAQGNALGKEIAWIIGGFILIFSIAHIALCFLAPHADQLLLPITATLNGIGLVIIYRLDLEGGTNMAKRQVMWTVVGIILLISVLAIVREHRSLTRYSYLLGLLGLGLLILPLFFWFSPANEEARIWVSLGPLSVQPGEFSKILLLLFFAQLLVNKRALFTVAGYRFMGLDFPRLRDLAPILAVWGIAILIMAGSNDFGPALLLFTTVLGMLYFATGRASWLLIGTVLVAVGGTAVYTISTKIQARVANFLDPIGNYDGSGLQLSQALFGMSFGGITGTGIGKGYPYIIPVVHSDFILAAVGEELGLIGLSAVVLLFALFVTRGLRVAMEVRDSYGKLAAAGLSLTLAVQVFVVIAGISALMPMTGLTTPFMSQGGSSLMANYVLLGILLRISHSARTPQTPPPGATDGSGQSALNPGVSDDPSGTGLFPQVTAEPPAGRTVRRS